The following coding sequences lie in one Arachis ipaensis cultivar K30076 chromosome B03, Araip1.1, whole genome shotgun sequence genomic window:
- the LOC107629034 gene encoding UDP-glucose iridoid glucosyltransferase-like: MIMASKYRLIVIPPPLQGHMTPMLQLATILHSKGFSITVVHTKFNSPDPTNHPDFTFVSFHDGLSDSYTVSSKNFIHISSYLNTNCVTPLKEILVRIIKEEKISCVIYDGLMHFIDSVARELNLPTMLFRTTCATNYLSYHWLPTLQRNGYLPLQDSSCVCMEMVEGLEPLRFKDLPIFNLGESETDIMVKQATESLSVKPSLGVIFNTIEFLESSSLQKLRNLYKVGVFPIGPLHMCMTSSETQEKNNNCSTSLVKEDYSCITWLNEQEPRSVLYVSLGSIASWEEKELIEVAYGLANSEQKFLWVIRPETIKSIPEEVKSAAREKGKIIKWAPQKEVLAHRAVGGFWSHCGWNSTLESVCFGVPMMCQPYFGDQRVNARLVSDVWKVGIECSEMRIRKDEVEGAVRRMMVSEEGKLMRERAVLMKDKIRVGIRDEDALNKLVHTIIMSSSNSSTPHNNHNSS; this comes from the exons ATGATAATGGCATCAAAGTACCGTTTGATTGTTATTCCACCACCCCTTCAAGGCCACATGACACCTATGCTTCAATTAGCCACCATCCTTCACTCCAAAGGCTTCTCCATCACCGTGGTACACACCAAATTTAATTCTCCTGACCCAACTAACCACCCTGATTTTACTTTTGTATCCTTCCATGACGGTTTATCCGATTCATACACCGTTTCTTCTAAGAACTTTATTCATATTTCTTCATACCTCAACACCAATTGTGTCACACCACTTAAGGAGATTTTGGTTAGGATCATTAAGGAAGAGAAAATTTCATGTGTTATCTATGATGGTTTAATGCACTTCATTGATTCTGTGGCTAGAGAACTCAACCTTCCTACCATGCTCTTCAGAACTACATGTGCTACTAATTATCTCTCTTACCATTGGTTACCTACGTTACAAAGAAACGGATATCTTCCCTTACAAG ATTCTAGCTGTGTGTGTATGGAGATGGTGGAAGGACTTGAACCTCTACGATTCAAAGATTTACCAATTTTTAATTTGGGAGAATCTGAAACAGATATCATGGTGAAACAAGCAACTGAATCACTCTCAGTAAAGCCATCATTAGGTGTCATCTTCAACACTATCGAATTCCTCGAATCTTCATCGCTCCAAAAACTTCGGAACCTCTACAAAGTTGGTGTGTTTCCCATAGGACCCTTACACATGTGCATGACGTCATCAGAAACACAAGAGAAGAATAATAATTGTTCAACAAGCCTCGTGAAAGAAGACTATAGCTGCATAACATGGCTGAACGAACAAGAGCCACGTTCAGTTCTGTATGTGAGTTTAGGAAGCATAGCAAGTTGGGAAGAAAAAGAACTAATCGAAGTGGCTTATGGTTTAGCAAACAGCGAACAAAAGTTTCTATGGGTGATAAGACCAGAAACAATAAAGTCGATTCCGGAAGAAGTGAAAAGTGCGGCAAGAGAGAAGggtaaaataataaaatgggCACCGCAGAAGGAAGTTCTGGCGCATAGAGCAGTGGGAGGGTTCTGGAGCCACTGTGGATGGAACTCGACGTTAGAAAGCGTGTGTTTTGGGGTTCCGATGATGTGTCAGCCGTACTTTGGGGACCAAAGAGTGAACGCGAGGTTGGTGAGTGATGTATGGAAGGTGGGGATAGAGTGCTCAGAGATGAGGATAAGAAAGGATGAGGTGGAAGGTGCGGTGAGGAGGATGATGGTAAGTGAAGAAGGAAAGTTGATGAGGGAGAGAGCGGTGTTGATGAAGGATAAAATTAGGGTAGGTATTAGAGATGAAGATGCTTTAAATAAGCTTGTTCATACTATCATAATGTCTTCTTCTAATTCTTCTACACCACACAATAATCATAACTCGTCATAG